From one Synechocystis sp. PCC 6803 substr. PCC-P genomic stretch:
- a CDS encoding META domain-containing protein, with protein sequence MRLNFSRTLFFAAIMGGFALAMGKAQPFFPSNSVQAMETSKSQSLQGTTWYISGWPSAPVPGSAPITLQFKGAPHSGSLRDRLTGTAGCNTFNGAYTSGDGNLTINQALATTRKACTAEVMAQEQRFLQLLPQVTSYSIGNDGQLTLTYLKDGEQGSISFIPANQYSALHNSQWELVTMAGVEPIANENSRAIPQLQFLGDRLTGTGGCNRLMGQFTIDGDNLTVDERMASTMMACSEPLMAQEQQFIQALVNAQKYEILTSGELVIDYLMGEKTEQLVFLPLTEEDSAPR encoded by the coding sequence ATGCGCCTGAACTTTTCCCGGACTTTGTTTTTTGCCGCCATTATGGGTGGATTTGCGTTGGCTATGGGTAAGGCCCAGCCCTTTTTTCCTAGCAATTCTGTTCAAGCCATGGAAACTTCCAAGTCCCAATCCCTTCAAGGTACTACTTGGTATATTAGCGGTTGGCCTAGCGCCCCAGTGCCAGGCAGTGCTCCGATTACTTTGCAGTTCAAGGGCGCACCGCATAGCGGATCTCTGCGAGATCGCCTGACGGGAACAGCAGGTTGCAATACTTTTAATGGTGCCTATACCAGCGGTGATGGTAACTTGACCATTAACCAAGCTCTGGCCACAACCCGTAAAGCCTGTACCGCCGAGGTGATGGCCCAGGAACAAAGATTTTTACAACTTCTGCCCCAAGTAACGTCCTATAGCATCGGGAACGATGGGCAACTGACATTAACGTATCTAAAGGATGGGGAACAGGGTAGCATTAGTTTCATTCCCGCCAATCAGTACAGCGCTCTCCACAACAGTCAATGGGAACTGGTGACCATGGCCGGTGTGGAACCCATTGCTAACGAAAACTCCCGAGCCATACCACAACTTCAATTCCTTGGCGATCGCCTGACCGGGACAGGGGGCTGTAATCGGTTGATGGGACAATTCACCATTGATGGGGACAATTTGACGGTGGATGAACGCATGGCTTCCACCATGATGGCCTGCTCCGAACCTTTAATGGCCCAGGAACAGCAATTTATTCAAGCCTTAGTTAATGCCCAGAAGTATGAAATTTTGACTAGCGGAGAATTGGTGATCGACTATCTCATGGGAGAGAAAACTGAACAGTTAGTCTTTTTGCCTTTAACCGAGGAAGATTCAGCCCCAAGATAA
- a CDS encoding EAL domain-containing protein, whose protein sequence is MNPSNAQLTARRYRAGDPIFSEGDQGNFAYIIEEGQVEIWTELNGDRRVLNVLQPGSLFGELALVDAKPRSASASALTDCILSLVTPDQVNQRIDTADPILRLLLLVVIGHFRSESNNFRGTTEPALVLDAALTKTKLSLKERITDAVDMIRLEGEMKEAIAKEQFHLVYQPIVFMDDLRIEGFEALIRWQSPKRGFVRPDRFIEVAEATDLIIPIGQWVIEQGLKDLKTFQTKFNPHLLMSFNIVGRQTNSEDFVPWLLEKVDHYGLTPDKVKLEIIERTLFSGESSAPWIENCRSQGFALVLDDFGTGYSSLQYLNEYKIDRVKIDKSFVDGLGTNQNSESICSAILQLSHALGMTVVAEGIETQAQLEILQSLGCDYGQGYLFSRPLRFDQVMVLDQDAFR, encoded by the coding sequence ATGAATCCCTCCAATGCCCAACTTACCGCTCGTCGTTACCGAGCCGGTGATCCCATTTTCAGTGAAGGAGATCAAGGTAATTTTGCCTATATTATCGAGGAAGGGCAGGTGGAAATCTGGACAGAACTCAATGGCGATCGCCGGGTGCTGAATGTGCTCCAACCGGGCAGTTTATTTGGGGAATTGGCCCTGGTGGATGCCAAACCTCGTTCCGCTTCCGCTTCCGCCCTCACGGATTGCATTCTTTCCCTGGTTACTCCCGATCAAGTTAACCAACGCATCGACACGGCCGACCCGATTTTGCGCCTACTATTGTTGGTGGTAATCGGCCATTTTCGTTCTGAAAGCAATAATTTTCGTGGCACCACTGAGCCAGCTTTGGTCCTAGATGCGGCCCTAACTAAAACTAAACTTTCCCTCAAAGAACGCATCACCGATGCAGTGGACATGATCCGTTTAGAGGGGGAAATGAAAGAGGCGATCGCCAAAGAGCAATTCCATTTGGTGTACCAGCCCATTGTCTTCATGGACGACCTCCGCATCGAAGGATTTGAAGCTCTAATCCGTTGGCAAAGTCCTAAGCGGGGCTTTGTCCGCCCTGATCGTTTTATCGAAGTGGCGGAGGCAACAGACCTAATCATTCCCATCGGTCAATGGGTAATTGAACAAGGATTAAAAGATTTAAAAACTTTCCAGACAAAATTTAACCCCCATTTGTTGATGAGTTTTAATATTGTTGGTCGGCAAACCAACAGTGAAGATTTTGTTCCCTGGCTACTAGAAAAAGTAGACCACTATGGGTTAACCCCCGATAAGGTAAAACTGGAAATCATCGAGCGTACCCTTTTTAGCGGTGAAAGTTCCGCCCCCTGGATTGAAAACTGTCGTTCCCAAGGCTTTGCGTTAGTGTTGGACGATTTTGGTACGGGTTATTCTAGCTTGCAATATCTGAATGAGTACAAAATTGACCGGGTAAAAATTGATAAATCCTTTGTGGATGGCTTGGGCACCAATCAAAACAGTGAAAGTATTTGCTCTGCCATTTTGCAACTCTCCCACGCCCTGGGCATGACAGTGGTGGCGGAAGGCATTGAAACCCAAGCACAATTGGAGATTTTGCAATCCCTCGGTTGTGACTATGGTCAAGGTTATCTATTTTCTCGACCTCTACGCTTTGACCAAGTAATGGTCTTGGATCAAGATGCTTTCCGTTAG
- a CDS encoding CCA tRNA nucleotidyltransferase: MLCPVSHLADLRQQVPFDLALLPPQACLVGGAVRDALLGRRREYLDWDFVVPSGAIETASAIASRYRAGFVVLDKARHIARVVFAHGTVDFAQQEGMSLEQDLARRDFTVNAIAYNFQQNKLIDPMAGVGDLQRGQLKMVAAVNLADDPLRLLRAYRQAAQLQFTLDPDTRTVLRELAPRIKTVAAERVQAEFNYLLGSPRGSQWLLAAWQDGILAHWFSHANLSSLNAIGCIDLAIAAIKNQLTLVERQQFFQALGKKGIAIAKLASLVCADVKIAEGELQRLKYSRHELRSVQAILQGYPQLSCLENSPTVRQLYFFFVELGKYLPHFVLYALAHCPHNYHSFIFELLTHYLNSGDRLAHPQPLITGKDLIDKLHIKPSPLIGQLLTEINIAHIEGKISNEQEALAYAQELGKS, from the coding sequence ATGCTTTGTCCTGTGAGCCACCTGGCTGATTTACGTCAACAGGTTCCCTTTGATCTGGCTCTACTTCCTCCCCAAGCCTGTTTGGTCGGTGGTGCAGTGCGGGATGCCCTTTTGGGGAGACGACGGGAATATTTGGATTGGGATTTTGTCGTGCCTAGTGGAGCCATTGAAACGGCTTCGGCGATCGCCAGTCGATACCGGGCGGGATTTGTGGTGTTGGATAAGGCTCGACACATTGCCAGGGTGGTATTTGCCCATGGCACAGTGGATTTTGCCCAACAGGAGGGCATGAGCTTGGAACAGGATCTGGCCCGGCGGGATTTCACCGTTAACGCCATCGCCTATAACTTCCAGCAAAACAAATTAATTGACCCCATGGCGGGGGTGGGGGATTTGCAACGGGGTCAACTGAAAATGGTGGCGGCCGTAAACCTGGCTGATGATCCTTTGCGGCTACTACGGGCTTACCGTCAGGCGGCCCAGCTACAATTCACCCTCGATCCTGACACAAGAACAGTTTTACGGGAATTAGCTCCCCGCATTAAAACGGTGGCCGCAGAACGGGTGCAAGCGGAATTTAACTATTTGCTGGGCAGCCCCCGGGGTAGTCAGTGGCTTTTGGCCGCTTGGCAAGATGGTATATTAGCTCACTGGTTCTCCCATGCTAACCTCAGTTCCCTCAATGCCATTGGTTGCATCGATTTGGCGATCGCCGCCATCAAAAACCAGTTAACCCTGGTGGAACGTCAACAATTTTTTCAAGCATTGGGGAAAAAGGGCATTGCCATTGCTAAGTTGGCCAGCCTAGTCTGTGCCGACGTGAAAATCGCCGAAGGGGAATTACAACGGTTGAAATATTCCCGCCACGAACTGCGCTCTGTGCAGGCAATTTTGCAGGGCTATCCCCAGTTAAGTTGTTTAGAAAATAGCCCCACGGTGCGACAACTGTACTTTTTCTTTGTCGAGTTGGGTAAATATCTACCCCATTTTGTCCTCTATGCCCTGGCCCACTGTCCCCATAATTACCACAGTTTTATCTTTGAACTGTTGACTCATTATCTGAATTCGGGCGATCGCCTAGCCCATCCCCAACCCTTAATTACCGGCAAGGATTTAATCGACAAGTTGCACATTAAACCTAGTCCTTTGATCGGCCAACTGCTAACGGAAATCAACATTGCCCACATCGAAGGAAAAATTAGTAATGAGCAGGAAGCTTTAGCCTATGCTCAAGAACTGGGAAAATCTTGA
- a CDS encoding Ycf34 family protein yields the protein MCICVNCHYVDRCITYHAVEHQHQQPHLSDRPDFDPVNPSINVNIRTPDHGIEMEWDVVGCDSFLQEMGKWSRLRPNELVPT from the coding sequence ATGTGTATTTGTGTGAACTGCCATTACGTGGACCGCTGTATCACCTACCATGCAGTGGAACATCAACATCAACAACCCCATTTGAGCGATCGCCCGGATTTTGATCCGGTCAACCCTTCTATCAACGTAAATATTCGTACCCCCGACCATGGCATCGAAATGGAATGGGATGTGGTGGGTTGCGACAGTTTTTTACAAGAAATGGGCAAATGGAGCCGTTTACGCCCCAATGAATTAGTCCCCACCTAG
- a CDS encoding NAD(P)H-quinone oxidoreductase subunit 5, protein MELLYQLAWLIPVLPLFGATVVGIGLISFNQATNKLRQINAVFIISCLGAALVMSGALLWDQIQGHASYAQMIEWASAGSFHLEMGYVIDHLSALMLVIVTSVALLVMIYTDGYMAHDPGYVRFYAYLSLFASSMLGLVISPNLVQVYIFWELVGMCSYLLIGFWYDRKAAADACQKAFVTNRVGDFGLLLGILGLYWATGSFDFGTIGERLEGLVSSGVLSGAIAAILAILVFLGPVAKSAQFPLHVWLPDAMEGPTPISALIHAATMVAAGVFLVARMYPVFEPIPVVMNTIAFTGCFTAFLGATIALTQNDIKKGLAYSTISQLGYMVMAMGIGAYSAGLFHLMTHAYFKAMLFLCSGSVIHGMEGVVGHDPILAQDMRIMGGLRKYMPITATCFLIGTLAICGIPPFAGFWSKDEILGLAFQANPLLWFVGWATAGMTAFYMFRMYFMTFEGGFRGNDQEAKDGVLQFYGLLPNFGPGAMNVKELDHEAGHDDHGHSSEPHESPLTMTFPLMALAVPSVLIGLLGRPWANQFEAFIHAPGEVVEHAAEFEWGEFYVMAGNSIGIALIGITVASLMYWQHKFDPKVLAEKFPSLYQLSLNKWYFDDLYDKLFVQGSRRVARQIMEVDYKVIDGAVNLTGLVTLVSGEGLKYLENGRAQFYALIVFGAVLGFVIVFSLT, encoded by the coding sequence ATGGAATTACTCTATCAATTAGCCTGGCTAATTCCCGTCCTGCCCCTATTTGGCGCAACGGTAGTTGGCATTGGCCTCATTTCTTTCAATCAAGCAACCAATAAACTACGGCAAATCAACGCTGTTTTCATCATTTCCTGTTTGGGGGCTGCATTGGTAATGTCTGGGGCTTTGCTCTGGGATCAAATCCAAGGCCATGCCAGCTATGCCCAAATGATCGAATGGGCATCGGCGGGGAGTTTCCATTTGGAAATGGGTTATGTGATCGATCACCTCAGTGCTTTGATGCTGGTGATTGTAACCTCCGTGGCCCTGTTGGTGATGATCTACACCGATGGCTACATGGCCCACGATCCGGGTTATGTGCGTTTCTATGCCTATCTCAGTCTTTTTGCTTCCTCCATGCTGGGGTTGGTAATTAGCCCCAATTTGGTGCAGGTTTATATCTTTTGGGAATTGGTGGGGATGTGTTCCTACCTGCTGATCGGTTTTTGGTATGACCGTAAAGCCGCTGCCGATGCTTGCCAAAAGGCCTTTGTCACCAACCGGGTGGGGGATTTTGGCTTATTACTAGGTATCCTTGGCCTTTATTGGGCCACTGGCAGTTTTGATTTCGGGACCATTGGGGAACGCCTGGAGGGTTTAGTATCCTCCGGAGTCCTCAGCGGGGCGATCGCCGCCATTCTGGCCATTTTGGTTTTCCTTGGTCCTGTGGCCAAATCGGCCCAATTTCCCCTCCATGTCTGGCTACCGGACGCCATGGAAGGTCCCACCCCCATTTCTGCTTTGATCCATGCAGCTACCATGGTGGCGGCGGGGGTATTCCTGGTCGCCCGGATGTATCCGGTGTTTGAACCGATTCCAGTGGTGATGAATACCATTGCCTTCACCGGTTGCTTCACTGCCTTTTTGGGGGCCACCATTGCTTTAACCCAAAATGACATTAAAAAAGGTTTGGCTTACTCCACCATTTCCCAGTTGGGCTATATGGTGATGGCCATGGGCATTGGGGCCTATTCCGCTGGGCTATTTCACCTGATGACCCACGCCTATTTCAAAGCCATGCTGTTCCTCTGTTCCGGCTCCGTGATCCACGGTATGGAAGGGGTGGTGGGCCACGACCCAATCCTGGCCCAAGATATGCGCATTATGGGCGGATTGCGGAAATATATGCCCATCACGGCCACCTGTTTCCTGATTGGAACTTTAGCTATTTGCGGTATTCCCCCCTTTGCGGGCTTCTGGTCTAAGGACGAAATTCTCGGCCTCGCTTTTCAGGCCAATCCCCTACTCTGGTTTGTGGGTTGGGCCACCGCCGGTATGACTGCTTTTTACATGTTCCGGATGTATTTCATGACCTTTGAAGGGGGTTTTCGGGGCAATGACCAGGAAGCGAAAGACGGGGTTTTACAGTTCTACGGTTTACTGCCCAACTTTGGCCCAGGAGCCATGAACGTGAAGGAATTGGACCATGAAGCCGGGCACGACGACCATGGCCACAGCAGTGAACCCCATGAATCCCCTTTGACCATGACGTTTCCCCTCATGGCCCTAGCCGTGCCTTCGGTGTTAATTGGTCTGTTGGGACGGCCCTGGGCCAACCAGTTTGAAGCGTTTATCCATGCGCCGGGGGAAGTGGTGGAACACGCCGCTGAATTTGAATGGGGCGAGTTTTACGTCATGGCTGGAAATTCCATCGGCATTGCTTTAATTGGCATTACCGTGGCTTCCTTAATGTATTGGCAACACAAATTTGACCCCAAAGTGTTGGCAGAAAAGTTTCCATCCTTGTACCAACTGTCCTTGAACAAATGGTACTTTGACGACCTTTACGACAAGCTGTTTGTCCAGGGTTCCCGTCGAGTGGCCCGTCAGATTATGGAAGTGGACTACAAGGTCATTGACGGAGCGGTCAACCTCACTGGTTTAGTCACCCTAGTCAGTGGGGAAGGTTTGAAATATCTAGAAAATGGCCGGGCCCAATTCTACGCCCTCATTGTGTTTGGGGCGGTGTTAGGCTTTGTAATTGTTTTTAGCCTCACCTAG
- the sdhB gene encoding succinate dehydrogenase iron-sulfur subunit translates to MEIVCKIQRQLTDGDRHWQNYYLDVDPQTSILNCLNQIKWQQDGSLAFRKNCRNAICGSCAVRVNDRPVLACKESIKSLGQWLAESNQENTGVFTISPLGNLPVIKDLVVDMEKFFAGLDAVYPYLINKHQGEKGAEFSQSPEQRAALNDVSNCVLCGVCYSDCDAKKKNENFVGPHALAKANRLILDNRDMATKARLEALGKDKQGVWGCNNCRMCSDSCPTGVAPLSQIEALKIRLFDLMDPL, encoded by the coding sequence ATGGAAATTGTTTGCAAAATACAACGACAACTAACTGATGGCGATCGCCATTGGCAGAATTATTATTTGGATGTTGATCCCCAAACCAGCATCCTAAATTGTTTAAATCAGATCAAATGGCAACAGGATGGCAGCTTGGCCTTCCGCAAGAATTGCCGTAATGCCATCTGTGGTAGCTGCGCCGTGAGGGTGAACGATCGCCCGGTGTTGGCCTGCAAAGAAAGTATTAAAAGCTTGGGCCAGTGGTTAGCCGAAAGTAACCAGGAAAATACCGGAGTTTTCACCATCAGTCCCCTGGGGAATTTACCCGTTATTAAAGACTTGGTGGTGGATATGGAGAAATTTTTTGCCGGGTTAGATGCGGTTTATCCCTATTTGATTAATAAGCACCAAGGGGAAAAAGGAGCAGAATTTTCCCAATCCCCAGAGCAGCGGGCTGCCCTCAACGATGTGAGCAATTGTGTTCTTTGTGGAGTTTGTTATTCCGACTGCGACGCCAAAAAGAAAAACGAAAATTTTGTCGGGCCCCATGCCCTAGCCAAAGCTAACCGTTTGATTTTAGATAATCGGGATATGGCCACTAAGGCCCGCCTCGAAGCCCTGGGCAAAGATAAACAGGGGGTGTGGGGATGCAACAACTGCCGCATGTGTAGTGATTCTTGCCCCACTGGGGTGGCTCCTCTGTCCCAGATTGAAGCCTTAAAAATTCGTTTATTTGACTTGATGGATCCCCTTTAA
- a CDS encoding AbrB family transcriptional regulator — protein MAKSNATKPLTGEALLEKVKELGDLPKEEKAKICGYVTSTKKGLPRVNMMKFYNALMDAQGIDLDSSASGQGRGGRSASYRISVQSNGNLLIGAAYTKKMSLNVGDEFEITLGRKHIHLKQVGADDEEE, from the coding sequence ATGGCTAAATCAAACGCAACCAAGCCCCTAACTGGCGAAGCATTGCTCGAGAAAGTTAAAGAATTAGGCGATCTGCCCAAAGAAGAGAAAGCTAAAATCTGCGGTTATGTAACTTCCACAAAAAAAGGCCTGCCCCGGGTCAATATGATGAAGTTCTACAACGCCTTAATGGATGCCCAAGGCATTGATTTAGACAGTTCTGCTTCCGGTCAAGGTCGGGGTGGCCGCTCCGCTAGTTACCGCATTAGCGTGCAATCCAACGGCAATCTTCTCATTGGAGCCGCCTACACAAAAAAAATGAGCCTCAACGTGGGAGATGAATTTGAAATTACCCTCGGTCGCAAACACATTCACCTCAAACAGGTGGGGGCTGACGACGAAGAAGAGTAA
- a CDS encoding RrF2 family transcriptional regulator, with translation MGKDGFYTKGMKLTTKSHYSVKALLDLALQPDYGPASVKAIAERQNIPGPYLEKLLITLRRAGIVNAYRGVRGGYQLAQAPDQISLGQILAALEESLEPFPQYGDDQSLAEDWVTLSVWRQLHQKFVKALYSITLADLYYDARSWQAAQGEGINFIV, from the coding sequence ATGGGCAAGGATGGCTTCTATACTAAAGGGATGAAGTTGACAACAAAAAGCCATTACAGTGTTAAAGCCTTACTGGATTTAGCTCTACAACCGGACTACGGCCCTGCTTCGGTGAAGGCGATCGCCGAGCGACAGAATATCCCTGGGCCCTATCTGGAAAAACTGTTGATTACCCTGCGACGGGCGGGCATAGTTAATGCCTATCGGGGGGTGAGGGGAGGATATCAATTGGCCCAGGCCCCGGATCAAATTTCCCTGGGGCAAATATTAGCGGCCCTGGAAGAAAGCCTGGAACCATTTCCCCAATATGGGGATGACCAAAGTTTGGCGGAGGATTGGGTTACCCTCAGTGTGTGGCGACAACTACACCAAAAATTTGTCAAAGCTCTCTATTCAATTACTTTGGCTGACCTTTATTACGATGCCCGCAGTTGGCAGGCGGCCCAAGGGGAAGGGATTAATTTTATTGTTTGA